The Thermocrinis ruber genome has a window encoding:
- a CDS encoding NuoI/complex I 23 kDa subunit family protein translates to MAIKKVDRKAFLNIIETVLFLDFIKGLSVTLKNLLRRPITTNYPVEKLTPPKRYRGAHGHFVWDGTEPDSLRAIEKFMSFEKGKSRCVACYMCQTACPMPTLFRIEAVQMPDGTKKVVRFDMNLLNCLFCGLCVDACPVGCLTMTDLYELAGYSRRSAVLKMDKLEENAIDWKKRRGNDPDRIWIDDEHRERLWGKIEWSG, encoded by the coding sequence ATGGCTATAAAAAAGGTAGACAGGAAGGCTTTTCTGAACATAATAGAAACTGTGCTCTTTTTGGATTTCATAAAGGGGCTTTCGGTTACCCTCAAAAACCTTCTCCGAAGGCCCATAACTACCAACTATCCGGTGGAAAAGCTCACACCCCCAAAGCGCTACAGGGGAGCCCACGGACACTTTGTATGGGATGGCACAGAGCCAGACTCCCTGAGGGCTATAGAGAAGTTTATGAGCTTTGAGAAGGGCAAAAGCAGATGCGTTGCCTGTTATATGTGTCAGACCGCCTGTCCTATGCCCACCCTGTTTAGGATAGAAGCGGTGCAAATGCCCGACGGCACAAAAAAGGTGGTACGCTTTGATATGAACTTGCTAAATTGTCTTTTCTGTGGTCTTTGTGTGGATGCCTGTCCGGTAGGCTGTCTTACCATGACAGACCTTTATGAACTGGCAGGATACTCCCGTAGGTCGGCTGTCCTTAAGATGGACAAGCTGGAAGAAAATGCCATAGACTGGAAAAAGAGAAGGGGCAACGACCCAGACAGAATTTGGATAGACGACGAACACAGAGAACGCCTTTGGGGGAAGATA
- a CDS encoding bifunctional heptose 7-phosphate kinase/heptose 1-phosphate adenyltransferase, whose translation MKDKMLETLRKMKDLKILVVGDVMLDRYIFGRVERISPEAPVPVVEVEREEFRLGGASNVANNLANLGVKTYLAGVVGADYGRHILRGLMKSAGIEDLTVEDPQRPTTEKARVVSMSQQLLRIDWEDKRPIEGKVLKELLERLDVDVDGVIVSDYAKGVVCQQLMDRIKEKKVFISIDPRPVNKHLYFGADLMTPNEKEAKQMGGDKPVETLGWKLKEELGLKTLVITLGAKGMSLFDREYFHFPAKAKQVYDVSGAGDTAVAVLTSAYIATKDWHIACELANLCAGIVVGKLGTTPITLEEVIREIEEG comes from the coding sequence ATGAAGGACAAGATGCTTGAGACCCTCAGGAAAATGAAGGACTTAAAGATCTTGGTGGTGGGGGATGTTATGCTTGATCGTTATATCTTTGGGAGAGTGGAAAGGATCTCGCCCGAGGCACCGGTTCCGGTGGTGGAGGTGGAAAGGGAAGAGTTCCGCTTAGGCGGGGCGTCAAACGTGGCAAACAATTTGGCTAACTTGGGTGTAAAAACTTACCTGGCGGGCGTGGTGGGAGCAGACTACGGACGGCACATACTAAGGGGGCTTATGAAGTCTGCGGGCATAGAGGACCTAACGGTGGAGGATCCCCAAAGGCCAACCACAGAAAAGGCAAGGGTGGTTTCTATGTCCCAACAACTCTTACGTATAGACTGGGAAGACAAAAGACCCATAGAGGGAAAGGTTTTAAAGGAACTCCTTGAAAGGCTTGATGTAGATGTGGATGGGGTTATAGTCTCGGACTATGCCAAGGGAGTTGTATGCCAGCAGTTGATGGACAGAATAAAAGAAAAGAAAGTCTTTATTTCCATAGACCCAAGACCTGTTAATAAGCATCTTTACTTTGGTGCTGACCTCATGACCCCCAACGAAAAGGAAGCAAAGCAGATGGGCGGAGACAAACCGGTGGAAACGCTTGGATGGAAGCTAAAAGAGGAACTTGGGCTGAAGACTTTGGTTATAACCTTGGGTGCGAAGGGCATGTCCCTCTTTGATAGAGAGTACTTTCATTTTCCTGCAAAGGCAAAGCAGGTTTATGATGTTTCGGGTGCAGGAGACACCGCAGTGGCAGTGCTTACCTCCGCTTACATAGCCACAAAAGATTGGCATATTGCCTGTGAGCTTGCAAACCTATGCGCAGGCATAGTGGTAGGAAAGCTAGGCACCACTCCTATAACCTTGGAGGAGGTTATAAGGGAAATTGAAGAAGGGTAA
- a CDS encoding YraN family protein: MKKGKSFEDIACEYLTNLGYRILHRNFYCRGGEIDIIALDGDVLVFVEVKGTTTKLNPAERINYKKLQRIYKCAEEFLSKAPAQECRVDAILVEGGRIVHLKNISL; this comes from the coding sequence TTGAAGAAGGGTAAGAGCTTTGAAGACATAGCCTGCGAATATTTAACAAATCTTGGGTATAGGATCCTTCACAGGAACTTTTACTGCAGGGGTGGAGAGATAGACATTATAGCCTTAGACGGAGATGTTTTAGTTTTCGTGGAGGTTAAAGGAACAACCACAAAGCTAAACCCCGCGGAGCGCATCAACTACAAAAAACTTCAACGTATCTACAAGTGCGCAGAAGAATTTCTTTCAAAAGCCCCTGCACAGGAGTGCAGGGTAGATGCTATCTTAGTGGAGGGTGGTCGTATAGTGCATCTAAAGAATATATCACTCTAG
- a CDS encoding KH domain-containing protein yields MSQLRDIVEITAKSLVDNPNGVNVVEIEGEKTIVIELRVDKADVGKVIGKQGRIARALRTILSAMGRKTGKRVVLEILE; encoded by the coding sequence ATGAGCCAACTGAGAGACATCGTAGAAATCACCGCCAAGTCCCTTGTGGACAACCCCAACGGGGTCAATGTGGTAGAGATAGAAGGGGAGAAGACCATAGTTATTGAGCTGAGGGTGGACAAGGCAGACGTAGGAAAGGTAATAGGCAAGCAGGGCAGAATAGCCCGAGCCCTCAGGACTATCCTATCCGCTATGGGTAGGAAGACCGGCAAGAGGGTGGTTCTTGAAATCCTAGAGTGA
- the rpsP gene encoding 30S ribosomal protein S16, which produces MALRIRLSKFGRTHHPIYRIVVMDSRSPREGRYVDILGTYDPKRKELLDIKPEKVKEWLEKGAELTDRAKSILKNAKII; this is translated from the coding sequence ATGGCACTGAGGATTAGACTCTCTAAGTTTGGTAGGACTCACCATCCTATATATCGGATAGTAGTGATGGATAGCCGTTCTCCAAGGGAAGGTAGGTATGTGGATATTTTGGGAACTTATGACCCAAAGAGAAAGGAACTTTTGGATATCAAACCAGAAAAGGTAAAAGAATGGCTTGAAAAAGGTGCAGAGCTTACCGATAGAGCAAAAAGCATACTCAAAAACGCAAAAATAATCTAA
- the purE gene encoding 5-(carboxyamino)imidazole ribonucleotide mutase: protein MEKALVGIIMGSISDWEYLKPAYEVLKEFGVPCEVKVVSAHRTPELMFEYAKTARERGIEVIIAGAGGSAHLPGMTASMTTLPVIGVPVPTKHLGGVDSLHSIVQMPAGIPVATVGIGNGTNAGLLAVRILSIKYPELEKKLQGYTKKLKEKVAKMNEDLKNML from the coding sequence ATGGAAAAGGCCTTAGTGGGTATAATAATGGGGAGCATCTCCGATTGGGAGTATCTAAAGCCCGCCTATGAAGTTTTGAAGGAGTTTGGAGTGCCCTGCGAGGTTAAGGTTGTTTCTGCCCATCGCACACCTGAACTTATGTTTGAGTACGCCAAAACCGCAAGGGAAAGGGGCATAGAGGTGATAATCGCCGGCGCGGGAGGTTCTGCCCACCTACCGGGTATGACCGCTTCTATGACTACCTTGCCAGTTATAGGTGTTCCCGTACCCACAAAGCATTTGGGAGGTGTTGATTCTCTACACTCCATCGTTCAAATGCCCGCGGGCATCCCTGTGGCTACTGTAGGCATTGGCAATGGCACCAACGCAGGACTTTTGGCGGTCAGGATACTTTCTATAAAGTATCCAGAGCTTGAGAAAAAATTGCAGGGTTACACCAAAAAGCTGAAGGAAAAGGTAGCTAAGATGAACGAAGACCTAAAAAATATGCTATAA
- the tpiA gene encoding triose-phosphate isomerase: protein MKLIAGNWKMNKTPSQTREYITKFLELVRDVKNTEILLCPPFTSLCVAGEMLKDSHIKLGAQNCHYEEKGAFTGEISLSMLKELGVSYVIVGHSERRWLFGETDEMINKKVIACLEKGLRPILCVGEKIEDRNAGMTLKVVESQLKLGLSGLEDLAGKIDIAYEPIWAIGTGTPATPEDAQFVHRFIKEFLGDVRVLYGGSVSPKNAKDFLSMPDVDGLLVGTASLDPESFAQIVKASEGE from the coding sequence ATGAAGCTAATTGCGGGAAACTGGAAAATGAACAAAACCCCCTCCCAAACGAGGGAGTACATAACAAAGTTTTTAGAACTTGTAAGGGATGTTAAAAACACGGAAATTCTTCTTTGTCCTCCCTTTACCTCCCTTTGTGTGGCAGGAGAAATGCTAAAGGATAGCCATATAAAGCTGGGAGCTCAAAACTGCCACTATGAGGAAAAGGGAGCCTTTACGGGAGAAATATCCCTTAGTATGCTCAAGGAACTTGGCGTGTCTTATGTTATAGTAGGGCACTCAGAAAGAAGGTGGCTTTTTGGAGAAACTGACGAGATGATAAACAAAAAGGTTATAGCCTGCTTGGAAAAGGGGCTAAGACCCATCCTTTGCGTTGGGGAAAAGATAGAAGACCGAAATGCAGGCATGACCTTAAAGGTAGTGGAAAGCCAGCTAAAGCTTGGATTGTCCGGTTTGGAGGATTTGGCGGGCAAGATTGACATCGCCTATGAACCTATTTGGGCAATAGGCACAGGAACACCCGCCACACCGGAGGATGCCCAATTTGTCCATAGGTTTATAAAGGAGTTTTTGGGAGATGTTAGAGTTCTGTATGGAGGCAGTGTAAGCCCAAAGAACGCCAAAGACTTTCTTTCTATGCCCGATGTGGATGGTCTTTTGGTGGGAACCGCCAGCTTAGACCCTGAATCCTTTGCCCAGATAGTAAAGGCTTCTGAAGGAGAGTAA
- a CDS encoding LptF/LptG family permease, whose protein sequence is MLFIYNLREFLKVLLLLSLVFSFLLSLYSLVDILLLYKVSAPHIIPKAILITVFSSFYYTAPILNCLALMVYMRRVFKKSYDRLSYSFGISPLRFFMPVLMASFILSLLQLALSYSFYPKIFKNAYAIEREFKKGKAKEELVLNNFWLSLGEGEKRAYVRIGFANLMDGRVYDVFSVYLQGNYIYGVLYAKEGLWKDRSLTLIGAERSYSDSGLKEKKDITLEFISVDDAKAFGEKLSHLRMDKLISLYSLASSLGMNRDVYLAELLLRLVISLSVLALTLPLAYHLLKERSFLKPSMFFLLYIALYILSLNLIKITAQELGRSPLLGALPFFVLVLLSFRSLYYLGKGFRV, encoded by the coding sequence ATGCTGTTTATCTATAATCTTAGGGAGTTTTTAAAAGTACTTTTACTCCTCAGTTTGGTTTTTAGCTTTCTTTTGAGCCTTTACTCCTTGGTGGATATCCTACTCCTATACAAAGTGTCTGCACCACACATAATCCCGAAGGCTATACTAATAACAGTATTCTCAAGCTTTTATTACACTGCACCCATCTTAAATTGCCTTGCCCTGATGGTCTATATGAGAAGGGTGTTTAAAAAATCTTATGACAGGCTTTCTTACTCTTTTGGTATATCGCCGTTGAGATTTTTTATGCCTGTTTTGATGGCTTCTTTTATTCTTTCCCTTTTACAGCTTGCTTTGAGCTACAGTTTTTATCCAAAAATCTTTAAAAATGCCTACGCAATTGAGAGGGAGTTCAAGAAGGGAAAGGCAAAAGAAGAGCTTGTTTTAAACAACTTTTGGCTCAGCCTGGGAGAAGGAGAAAAAAGGGCTTACGTAAGAATAGGCTTTGCAAACCTGATGGATGGCAGGGTTTATGATGTCTTCTCTGTGTATTTGCAGGGTAATTATATATACGGAGTGCTCTACGCCAAAGAAGGGCTATGGAAAGACAGAAGTCTAACACTCATTGGAGCGGAAAGGAGTTATTCTGATAGCGGGTTGAAGGAAAAGAAGGATATAACCTTGGAGTTTATATCTGTGGATGATGCAAAAGCCTTTGGAGAAAAACTGAGCCACTTAAGGATGGATAAGCTGATTTCCCTTTACTCTTTGGCAAGTTCTCTGGGTATGAACAGGGATGTTTATCTTGCGGAGCTTTTGTTAAGGCTCGTTATCAGCCTATCTGTGCTCGCACTTACCCTACCCTTAGCCTACCATCTTTTAAAGGAACGTAGCTTTCTAAAGCCTTCTATGTTTTTTCTTCTTTACATAGCCCTTTACATACTTAGTTTGAACCTTATAAAGATCACTGCCCAAGAGCTGGGACGCAGTCCCCTTTTGGGAGCCTTGCCCTTTTTCGTGCTTGTCTTACTCTCCTTCAGAAGCCTTTACTATCTGGGCAAAGGATTCAGGGTCTAA
- the hemB gene encoding porphobilinogen synthase, with protein MEFPKLRPRRLRLSENIRRLVRETRLTLDDLIYPIFVRYGENIVEEVPSMPGVYRYSVDRVVDAVKEVRDLGIPAIILFGIPEHKDEIGSDTWSEQGIIQRALRRIKKEVPEMYVITDVCFCEYTTHGHCGVLKGHTVDNDLTLENLKKQVISHAENGADMVAPSGMMDGMVQAIRSALDSAGYTHIPIMAYSAKFASAFYGPFRDAAESAPAFGDRRSYQMDPANAREALKEVLLDVQEGADIVMVKPALAYLDIIAKVKEATLIPVCAYNVSGEYAMIKAAGRLGWIDEEKVMIETLISIKRAGADMIITYFAKDVAKLINKGII; from the coding sequence ATGGAGTTTCCTAAGCTAAGACCCAGAAGGCTGAGGTTATCAGAAAACATAAGAAGGCTCGTCCGAGAGACCCGGCTTACCCTTGACGATCTAATATATCCCATCTTTGTCAGATACGGAGAGAACATAGTGGAAGAGGTCCCATCCATGCCCGGCGTTTATCGCTACAGTGTGGACAGGGTTGTGGATGCGGTAAAGGAGGTCAGAGACCTGGGCATACCCGCCATCATACTCTTTGGAATACCCGAACACAAGGACGAAATAGGTTCCGACACTTGGAGCGAGCAGGGTATAATCCAGAGGGCTCTCAGAAGGATCAAAAAGGAAGTGCCCGAGATGTATGTAATAACCGATGTATGCTTTTGTGAATACACCACTCACGGGCACTGCGGCGTGTTAAAAGGTCATACTGTGGATAATGACCTGACCCTTGAAAACTTAAAAAAACAGGTAATTTCTCACGCAGAGAATGGTGCGGATATGGTAGCACCTTCGGGTATGATGGACGGTATGGTTCAAGCCATAAGGTCTGCCCTTGACTCTGCAGGTTATACTCACATTCCGATAATGGCATACTCTGCCAAGTTTGCCTCCGCCTTCTATGGTCCCTTCAGGGACGCAGCAGAATCTGCCCCCGCCTTTGGAGACAGGAGAAGCTATCAGATGGACCCTGCCAACGCAAGGGAAGCCCTAAAGGAGGTGCTTTTGGACGTTCAAGAAGGCGCAGACATAGTTATGGTAAAGCCCGCTTTGGCATACCTTGATATAATAGCCAAGGTAAAAGAAGCCACACTTATACCAGTCTGTGCCTACAACGTTAGCGGAGAGTATGCCATGATAAAGGCTGCCGGAAGGCTTGGCTGGATAGATGAAGAAAAGGTGATGATAGAAACTTTAATATCCATAAAGAGGGCTGGGGCGGACATGATCATAACTTACTTTGCAAAGGATGTAGCAAAGCTCATAAACAAGGGCATAATTTGA
- the sucC gene encoding ADP-forming succinate--CoA ligase subunit beta, whose product MKLHEHQAKEILKKYNLPVPEGKVAFSLQEAKQAAEELGEFPLVVKAQVHCGGRGKAGGVKLVKSMEELEAAVEGMLGKVLKTFQCPDGKPVNRVWIEKATPIEKEYYLSITLDRSVSKPVLMASAEGGMEIEEVAKEKPEAIHMLHIDPDLGLMPSQARRLAFKLGLPVNDFVKIALGLYRAYEELDASLVEINPLVLTKDGKLVLLDAKVEIDDNALFRHKDLEEMEDLTQLDPLEVEAKTYSLNYIKLDGNIGCMVNGAGLAMTTMDIIKLAGGEPANFLDVGGGANVEQIANAFRILIADKNVKAVFINIFGGILRCDRLANGLVEAAKMVEIKVPVVVRMEGTNVEEGKRILSESGLNFITAEDMWDGAKKAVELAK is encoded by the coding sequence ATGAAGTTGCACGAGCATCAGGCAAAGGAAATTCTGAAAAAATACAACCTTCCTGTTCCAGAGGGTAAGGTAGCCTTCAGTTTGCAGGAAGCCAAGCAGGCGGCAGAAGAGCTTGGTGAATTTCCATTGGTGGTTAAAGCCCAAGTGCATTGCGGTGGAAGAGGCAAGGCAGGCGGTGTAAAACTGGTAAAAAGCATGGAGGAGCTTGAAGCTGCGGTGGAAGGTATGCTTGGAAAGGTGCTAAAGACCTTCCAGTGTCCCGATGGAAAGCCCGTAAACAGGGTTTGGATAGAGAAGGCAACGCCCATAGAGAAGGAGTATTATCTCTCCATAACCTTAGACAGGTCTGTCTCTAAGCCTGTGCTGATGGCTTCTGCGGAGGGTGGTATGGAGATTGAGGAGGTGGCAAAGGAAAAGCCGGAAGCTATCCACATGCTACACATTGACCCAGACCTCGGTCTCATGCCCTCTCAGGCAAGAAGGCTTGCCTTTAAACTGGGTCTGCCCGTTAACGATTTTGTAAAGATCGCCCTGGGTTTGTATAGGGCTTATGAGGAGTTGGATGCCAGCCTTGTGGAGATAAATCCTTTGGTGCTTACAAAGGATGGTAAGCTTGTTCTTTTGGACGCCAAGGTAGAAATTGACGACAACGCCCTCTTCAGGCACAAGGACCTGGAGGAGATGGAGGATCTGACCCAGCTGGACCCATTGGAGGTGGAGGCAAAAACTTACAGCCTAAACTACATAAAGCTTGACGGAAACATAGGCTGTATGGTAAATGGTGCAGGGCTTGCCATGACCACCATGGACATAATCAAGCTGGCGGGTGGTGAGCCCGCAAACTTCTTGGATGTGGGTGGCGGTGCCAATGTGGAACAGATCGCCAACGCCTTTAGGATCCTGATTGCAGACAAGAACGTAAAGGCGGTGTTTATAAACATATTCGGTGGCATTCTAAGGTGCGACAGGCTTGCTAACGGACTCGTTGAAGCAGCAAAGATGGTGGAGATAAAGGTGCCGGTGGTGGTTAGGATGGAGGGCACCAATGTGGAGGAAGGTAAAAGAATTCTCTCGGAATCTGGGCTGAATTTCATAACCGCCGAGGACATGTGGGACGGTGCCAAAAAAGCGGTGGAGTTGGCTAAGTAG
- a CDS encoding selenium metabolism-associated LysR family transcriptional regulator has translation MKNLDIDLKLLELFCCVYEKGSISESSDCLHLSQSTISFHLHQLENQIGLKLFYKKGRKLIPTSTAQMLYPYAKKVLELKLAVIEEIKMLSGSYRGLVKVGASSVPGSYILPDFISDFLSKNRQIMIEFYVSDSKEVVDKVAKGELDLGVVGAKIPFSRLKYENLWWDQIHIVGGNGVDPKLSLEDLKTLPWVLREEGSGTRRLLEEALYKLGINLKELKVLMITDKNEVILDVLKRVKALSFMSSLALRKYKGIRQVKVKGFEPIEREFYLVFDEERPMPPAVRYFVEELKRRSFVEVSP, from the coding sequence GTGAAGAATTTAGATATAGACCTGAAACTCCTTGAGCTTTTTTGCTGTGTTTATGAAAAGGGAAGCATCTCAGAAAGTTCAGACTGCTTGCATCTTTCCCAATCTACCATAAGCTTTCATTTGCATCAGCTTGAAAACCAAATAGGACTTAAGCTTTTTTACAAAAAGGGCAGAAAGCTCATTCCAACCAGCACAGCCCAAATGCTCTACCCATACGCTAAAAAGGTCCTTGAGCTAAAGCTTGCGGTAATAGAGGAGATAAAGATGCTCTCTGGTTCCTACAGGGGACTTGTAAAGGTGGGGGCGAGCTCAGTTCCCGGAAGCTACATACTTCCCGACTTTATATCAGACTTTCTATCTAAGAACAGACAGATAATGATAGAGTTTTATGTTAGCGATTCTAAGGAGGTCGTGGATAAGGTAGCAAAAGGCGAGTTGGATTTGGGTGTAGTTGGTGCAAAGATACCCTTTAGTAGGCTCAAGTATGAAAATCTATGGTGGGACCAGATCCACATTGTAGGTGGCAATGGAGTGGACCCAAAGCTGAGCTTGGAGGACCTAAAGACCTTGCCTTGGGTTCTGAGAGAAGAGGGTTCCGGCACAAGAAGGCTTTTAGAAGAAGCCCTTTACAAGCTTGGAATAAATCTAAAGGAGCTGAAGGTTCTCATGATCACAGATAAGAACGAGGTCATATTGGATGTGCTAAAAAGGGTCAAAGCTCTATCTTTTATGTCCTCCTTAGCACTCAGAAAATACAAAGGCATAAGGCAGGTAAAGGTGAAGGGCTTTGAACCCATAGAGAGGGAGTTTTACTTGGTCTTTGATGAAGAGAGACCCATGCCACCGGCGGTTAGATATTTTGTGGAAGAGTTAAAAAGGCGTAGCTTTGTGGAAGTGAGCCCATGA
- the selB gene encoding selenocysteine-specific translation elongation factor has translation MRFVPVGIAGHVDHGKTTLVKALTGIDTDRLPEEKRRGMSIDLGFAYLDYPEKGLRVELIDIPGHERFIKNAIAGLACVRGVLLVVDPVEGVMPETIKHTQLIKAFGIYHCVAVLTKADRVDEETLELARMELSEFLKDMGLRAYGLCAVSALSGIGLEELKKTIGEYAEEISGAGVEFLRIVLDSAFNVKGYGTVLRGSCLSGRVEEGDSLSLEPLGFEVRVKKIQNHGVFVKEGKEGERLALLVAGVEPSQVERGFVLVKKGQIAKSRHLLVEVEGEMPKGEGSLFFYMREIKFKRKKVSEKVYLLTLEEPVCAILGDRGPILDASGQLCASYRVIHPKPTVKRKRFIKERLDFLKEDPISYFLSEAGFRGLPLEVLGSLFGVHINPSKLGAVRIGDKLFAPTVVEGLREKLSAILSTKGGFLPLEELKSSLRVSEELLKYILSQLKGYRLVEGYILDERRANLEELEGFRELLEFMKGSIKEEAELERFKEVLPLAVRKGKVHSLGERLYILDEDLKEVLSKLRSLGDSFEVQQAKALLGLSRKYLIPLLEYIDYLGYTRREGNFRRFIK, from the coding sequence ATGAGATTTGTGCCCGTGGGAATTGCGGGACATGTAGACCACGGTAAAACCACCTTGGTGAAAGCCCTGACGGGCATAGATACAGATCGGTTGCCCGAGGAAAAAAGGAGGGGTATGAGCATTGACCTTGGCTTTGCATACTTGGACTATCCCGAGAAAGGGCTAAGGGTAGAGCTCATAGACATACCCGGTCATGAAAGGTTCATAAAGAACGCCATAGCGGGTTTGGCTTGCGTAAGGGGTGTGCTTTTGGTGGTGGACCCGGTGGAGGGCGTAATGCCGGAGACTATAAAGCATACCCAACTCATCAAAGCCTTTGGCATATACCACTGCGTGGCGGTTCTAACAAAGGCAGACAGGGTGGATGAGGAAACCTTAGAACTTGCAAGAATGGAGCTTTCGGAGTTTTTGAAGGATATGGGGCTAAGGGCTTATGGGCTGTGTGCGGTCTCCGCTTTGAGCGGTATTGGATTGGAGGAGTTGAAGAAGACAATAGGCGAGTATGCGGAGGAGATTTCAGGCGCCGGCGTTGAATTTTTACGCATAGTTTTGGATTCAGCCTTTAATGTAAAGGGCTACGGAACTGTTCTGAGGGGTAGTTGTTTATCTGGTAGGGTTGAAGAGGGAGACAGTTTGAGCCTTGAACCCTTGGGCTTTGAAGTTAGAGTAAAGAAAATTCAAAATCACGGTGTATTTGTGAAGGAGGGAAAAGAAGGGGAAAGGTTGGCTCTGTTGGTGGCTGGTGTTGAACCCTCTCAGGTGGAAAGGGGCTTTGTGCTTGTTAAAAAGGGACAGATTGCAAAGAGCAGGCATCTCTTGGTGGAGGTGGAGGGAGAAATGCCAAAGGGTGAAGGGAGCCTTTTCTTTTATATGAGGGAAATAAAGTTCAAACGAAAAAAGGTCTCCGAAAAGGTCTATCTTCTTACCTTGGAAGAGCCAGTGTGTGCTATCTTAGGGGATAGGGGACCCATCCTTGATGCGTCCGGACAGCTATGTGCCAGCTATAGGGTGATACACCCAAAGCCCACAGTAAAAAGGAAAAGATTTATAAAAGAACGTTTGGATTTCCTCAAGGAAGACCCAATCTCTTACTTTCTTTCTGAGGCTGGTTTTAGGGGGCTCCCTTTGGAAGTGCTCGGCTCTCTATTTGGTGTGCATATAAATCCGAGCAAGCTTGGGGCGGTAAGGATAGGGGATAAACTCTTTGCACCCACTGTGGTGGAAGGGCTAAGGGAAAAGCTAAGCGCCATCCTTAGCACCAAGGGGGGCTTTTTACCCTTGGAGGAGTTAAAAAGTTCTCTCCGAGTGAGCGAGGAACTTTTGAAGTATATCCTGTCTCAACTGAAGGGCTACAGACTGGTAGAGGGCTATATTTTAGACGAGAGAAGGGCAAACTTGGAAGAGTTGGAGGGCTTTCGGGAACTTTTGGAGTTTATGAAGGGTTCTATAAAGGAGGAGGCTGAATTGGAGAGGTTCAAGGAGGTCCTTCCCTTGGCAGTAAGGAAGGGAAAGGTTCATAGCTTGGGAGAAAGGCTTTACATACTTGATGAGGACCTAAAGGAAGTGTTGTCTAAGCTCAGGTCTTTGGGAGACAGCTTTGAGGTTCAACAGGCAAAGGCACTGCTTGGATTGAGTAGAAAGTATTTGATCCCGCTTCTGGAATACATAGACTACCTTGGATACACCAGGCGAGAGGGAAATTTTAGGAGGTTCATAAAGTGA